The Pyrenophora tritici-repentis strain M4 chromosome 9, whole genome shotgun sequence sequence GGCTATGGAAACGAGTCTGTGTAGCACATTTAGCATTATCATTTTCACAGGTGAATTGTACATCATACCTTCCCTGCACAACAAGACCATACTCCCTCGTAATCAACTTGCCAGTCACAATACTCTCGCCTCTCGGCGCCAGCCCCCATCCTCCGGGCCCAAACGCCTTGTTCAGTATCCGCCTGTACTTGATTTCTGGTAGGTATATGATGCCATCAGGCTTGACCTCGACATCGTCTTGTGTAATGGGCGCAAGTAGTGTGTCCGACTGCTCTGGCGTGAATGATATGCTGCCGAGTCCATGGTAGGAGCGCGTCCAATCTATCGCTGGTACACCTTCTAGTTCGGGCGGAGCATCGGAGAGCCCGTCAGTTAAGGACCTTTGCTTGCGAGCTGCCTGTGCAGCAGTGTCGGCGGCATTGGTGCGTGTGGTAGGCACCGGGGGTTCCTTGGCAGGGAATGAAGGCACGACTGTCCGTTGCGGCGTAGCAGTCGATGATGTGGTCGCTGGTCTTGGTACTGTTGATGTTGTAGTTGCTGGTTTCACCGTAGAGgttgttgtcgttgtcgaCGTTGTCGCAGCCTTAGGCGCTGGTGTCGCGTATGCGGCGCAGATGCGGGACGAAGAGAAACTGCGTTGTGATGTCCGGTAGGCCAATGGCGATGCTCTCGAAGTCGAGACTGAGATTAGGGCTGCTACGCCTCTGCGTGCCGGTATTGCTGTCATTTTGCCAATCTCAGGGTTGGGATTTGAGATCTTTTCTTCGACATGGGAACGTCAATAACGCGAAGTCACGATAGACGCACGGACCCGGATGGTTGAAAATC is a genomic window containing:
- a CDS encoding mitochondrial genome maintenance protein MGM101 → MTAIPARRGVAALISVSTSRASPLAYRTSQRSFSSSRICAAYATPAPKAATTSTTTTTSTVKPATTTSTVPRPATTSSTATPQRTVVPSFPAKEPPVPTTRTNAADTAAQAARKQRSLTDGLSDAPPELEGVPAIDWTRSYHGLGSISFTPEQSDTLLAPITQDDVEVKPDGIIYLPEIKYRRILNKAFGPGGWGLAPRGESIVTGKLITREYGLVVQGRLVSIARGEQQYFDPDGIPTATEGCKSNALMRCCKDLGIASELWDPRFIREFTSKMTKEVWVEHVSTKKKRKIVLRKDDTAKYPYKEVKA